A genomic stretch from Patescibacteria group bacterium includes:
- a CDS encoding MraY family glycosyltransferase, whose translation MIYAGLFAVSFFVTVGATALVRKCALHFDITDKPTEARKIHTRPIPLLGGIAVFATLAIVVVVALFIPTSSHYLIDTHVTLKHIIGLLLGGLVLVVGGFLDDVYNLKPYHQIFFPILAALVVIGSGIGVVTLTNPLGGTIDLTQIRYHLFTINGVPYYFTVWSDLLTFFWLLSTIYTTKFLDGLDGLVAGMAVIGCSVLLFISLFLFINIPTASLASIIGGAFAGFLIWNFNPAKIFLGEAGSTLTGYLLGILAIISGAKFATALLILGIPLLDAAHVIFQRLIIERRSPFRGDRKHIHFQLLDSGLTQRQAVGILYLLAIFFGYSALLLQSRQKVTMLLALLLFMVILVVTVLRIKHIRQKKEHG comes from the coding sequence ATGATATATGCCGGTTTGTTTGCCGTGAGTTTTTTTGTTACCGTGGGAGCAACTGCTCTCGTGCGAAAATGTGCCCTCCATTTTGATATAACTGATAAACCGACAGAGGCACGCAAAATTCACACACGGCCAATACCTCTCCTTGGAGGCATAGCAGTTTTTGCCACACTTGCTATTGTCGTTGTTGTTGCGCTTTTTATTCCGACAAGCTCACACTATCTCATTGATACTCACGTAACACTTAAGCATATTATTGGGTTGCTATTGGGAGGCTTGGTTCTTGTTGTTGGCGGCTTCCTTGACGATGTATATAATCTTAAGCCCTATCATCAAATATTCTTTCCAATACTGGCAGCATTGGTGGTAATTGGATCAGGCATAGGAGTTGTGACACTGACTAACCCGTTAGGAGGGACGATTGATCTGACACAGATTCGGTATCATCTCTTCACTATTAACGGAGTTCCATATTATTTTACCGTATGGTCGGATCTTCTTACGTTTTTTTGGCTTCTTTCAACGATCTACACGACAAAATTTCTTGATGGACTCGACGGGCTTGTGGCAGGGATGGCGGTTATTGGGTGTTCGGTGCTGCTTTTTATTAGCCTATTCCTATTTATTAATATTCCGACCGCATCACTTGCGTCAATTATTGGCGGTGCATTTGCCGGTTTTCTAATATGGAATTTTAATCCGGCAAAAATATTTCTTGGTGAGGCTGGAAGTACGCTTACGGGTTACCTACTTGGCATCTTAGCAATCATTAGCGGAGCAAAATTTGCTACTGCGCTTCTGATACTTGGCATTCCGCTGCTTGATGCGGCACATGTTATTTTTCAAAGGCTTATCATCGAACGGCGCTCTCCATTTCGTGGAGATAGAAAACATATTCATTTTCAACTTCTTGATTCTGGTCTTACTCAGCGTCAAGCGGTAGGTATTTTATATCTTCTGGCAATTTTTTTCGGGTATTCAGCATTACTGCTTCAAAGCAGGCAAAAAGTTACTATGCTTTTGGCACTCCTGTTATTTATGGTGATATTAGTGGTAACAGTACTCAGAATTAAGCATATTCGGCAAAAAAAAGAGCACGGTTGA
- the gltX gene encoding glutamate--tRNA ligase: MIRTRIAPSPTGHAHIGLARTALTNYLFARKQKGSFVLRIEDTDKERSKHFYEESIIQSLKWLALSWDEGPDIGGQYGPYRQSERGHIYADYLRKLSDQGRLYKCYCTKEDLEHEKQEQALAKMPPRYSGKCRKLSDAKRSEYERSGKEYTLRFLLEPQTIIVKDLIRGAVTFDTALMDDFIIAKDFDAPLYNFAVVIDDALMEITHVFRGEEHISNTPKQIQLSQALRLPTPEFGHIPLILDSNRKKMSKREHKTAVDEYRQDGYLPEALINFIALLGWNPGGDRELYTLAELESIFDLSHVNKSGSIFDLQKLDWFNGHYIRHADISHITQLAIPQFITVGYILESDTGEYTSKTGLKITLQLLKQIVEIERTRIKKISEIATNAAFYFEDQLNYDTALLQWKQMTMEDLRDSLRFAKECLVSLSEHEWTNASIESSLKERIQAAGKQNGYILWPLRVSLSGLKASPSPFEIATIIGKARVLQRIECALSKLTQS, from the coding sequence ATGATTCGTACACGCATAGCACCTTCTCCAACCGGGCATGCTCATATAGGACTTGCCCGTACCGCGCTCACAAACTATCTCTTTGCCAGGAAACAAAAGGGTTCGTTTGTATTACGCATTGAAGATACTGACAAAGAGCGATCAAAACATTTTTATGAAGAGAGTATTATACAGAGCCTTAAGTGGCTCGCTCTCAGCTGGGATGAAGGGCCTGATATTGGCGGTCAGTATGGTCCCTATCGCCAAAGTGAGCGAGGACATATTTATGCAGACTATTTGAGAAAACTTTCTGACCAAGGACGTCTCTATAAATGCTACTGCACCAAGGAAGATCTTGAGCATGAGAAACAAGAACAGGCGCTCGCAAAAATGCCACCCCGTTATAGTGGGAAATGCAGAAAGCTCTCTGATGCAAAAAGGAGCGAGTATGAACGGAGCGGAAAAGAGTATACATTGCGATTTCTTCTTGAACCCCAAACGATTATAGTGAAGGATCTTATCCGCGGCGCCGTAACGTTTGATACTGCGCTTATGGATGATTTCATTATTGCAAAGGATTTTGATGCCCCACTTTATAATTTTGCAGTGGTAATCGATGATGCTCTTATGGAGATAACCCATGTTTTCAGGGGAGAGGAGCACATTTCAAATACCCCAAAGCAGATACAGCTTTCTCAAGCCCTTAGGCTTCCTACACCTGAGTTCGGACATATACCCCTTATTCTGGATTCAAACAGAAAAAAAATGAGCAAGCGAGAGCATAAGACTGCCGTTGATGAGTACCGACAGGACGGGTACTTGCCTGAAGCTCTTATTAATTTTATCGCGCTTCTTGGGTGGAATCCCGGGGGTGATAGGGAGCTCTATACACTCGCGGAACTTGAAAGTATATTTGATCTTTCACACGTAAATAAGTCAGGCTCAATTTTTGATCTCCAAAAGCTTGATTGGTTTAACGGGCACTACATCAGACACGCGGATATTTCACATATTACACAATTGGCAATTCCTCAATTTATTACTGTAGGTTATATTTTAGAATCTGATACTGGGGAATATACCTCGAAAACAGGACTAAAAATAACCCTACAACTTCTTAAGCAGATTGTTGAGATTGAACGTACACGTATAAAAAAAATATCTGAAATAGCAACAAATGCGGCATTTTATTTTGAAGACCAATTGAACTATGATACAGCTCTGCTACAATGGAAGCAGATGACGATGGAGGATCTTCGAGATAGTCTAAGGTTTGCAAAGGAATGCCTTGTGTCTCTATCGGAACACGAATGGACAAACGCAAGTATAGAAAGCTCTCTCAAAGAGCGGATCCAGGCTGCCGGCAAGCAAAATGGATATATTCTTTGGCCGCTACGAGTTTCACTTTCCGGCCTTAAGGCAAGTCCTAGTCCATTTGAAATAGCTACAATTATTGGAAAGGCAAGGGTTCTCCAAAGAATCGAATGCGCTCTTTCCAAATTGACACAATCATAA
- a CDS encoding DUF4012 domain-containing protein, translating into MNHTHHTKVKDTFFDVPAEGIESLSLVTVILFVVNVFVTFYNLIATIAQPLISGSRHGLKASSQIFRFFAILGRVLSDEFSELLHTLRNRQAIRSEPRQRVEEYQYWKHFFIFSFSIFLLFFVFTAFQYSYTAYAFKHSIEDAGKQGVLHMSEGMHYAKQQDYARAAIEFQISQNSFLYSQELINSINPYLLSVARSLPFMGKKIRDAQSILLAGSNLSKVGIRVLEAVPLVEQIISGGQGGLFPAIQNIQSVLSDISPLITEADLALKDVDMQSFPIDERQTAVSALRAVHDVRNAVEKASEATNALADSIGSATLRRYLVLFQNNAELRPTGGFIGSYALIDVVHGQIRKVEIPPGGPYDLRAGFHERLNPPEPLRLITSQWEFQDANWWADFPTSARKLMWFYEKAGGPTVDGIIAINASFLPRLLSLSGSISLNEYNKTLTTDNAIIELQRAVEQEYDRADNKPKQIIADAFPVVLQSLSQLNADATLQLVSILTDAISKKEIQFFFTNEEYQSLARDFELTGEMKPFSPDYSMLVSTNIGGGKSDAVLSTEVHRDMHVDEKGSITISLALTRTHNGVKGEAFVGVQHNDYLRLYVPAGSKLISASGFQAPPPSEQNPTLQNYTNDDSLMNSEKDKIHIVDSSIDVWNEQGRGVFGGWLLTKPSSLSHASIVYQLPYRFEELFPSGKQGMYAVLLQRQSGSTLSSYDATFEIPAGYDVELNYGSPCTKESGSQKLVCMIDSFERDEFIGFLMTRKNY; encoded by the coding sequence ATGAATCATACCCATCATACAAAAGTAAAGGATACATTCTTTGATGTTCCTGCCGAGGGCATTGAATCTCTATCTCTTGTTACTGTTATTCTTTTTGTTGTCAATGTTTTTGTAACATTTTACAATCTTATTGCCACCATTGCTCAACCGCTCATTTCAGGTAGCAGGCATGGATTAAAAGCTTCATCTCAAATATTTCGTTTTTTTGCAATTCTAGGCAGGGTTCTTTCTGATGAATTTTCAGAATTACTTCATACGCTTCGCAATCGTCAAGCCATACGATCAGAACCAAGACAACGAGTGGAGGAGTATCAATACTGGAAGCATTTTTTTATTTTCTCTTTTTCAATCTTTTTGCTATTTTTTGTTTTTACTGCTTTTCAATATTCGTATACGGCATATGCATTTAAACATTCGATTGAAGATGCGGGAAAGCAGGGAGTATTGCACATGAGCGAGGGAATGCATTATGCAAAACAACAGGATTATGCGCGGGCAGCTATCGAATTTCAAATTTCACAAAATTCTTTTTTATATTCTCAAGAATTAATCAATTCCATCAATCCATACCTTCTTAGTGTTGCACGTTCACTTCCATTCATGGGTAAAAAAATACGCGATGCCCAATCAATACTCCTTGCAGGAAGTAATCTGAGTAAAGTTGGAATAAGGGTGCTTGAGGCAGTGCCACTAGTAGAACAGATAATTTCCGGCGGACAGGGTGGATTGTTTCCAGCCATCCAGAATATTCAAAGCGTGCTCTCAGACATTTCACCGCTCATCACAGAAGCCGACCTGGCATTAAAAGATGTCGATATGCAGTCATTTCCTATCGATGAGAGGCAGACCGCTGTATCTGCATTACGGGCCGTGCATGACGTGCGAAATGCTGTAGAAAAAGCATCAGAAGCTACCAATGCACTGGCGGATAGTATTGGCTCGGCCACGCTTCGGAGGTATCTTGTTCTTTTCCAAAATAATGCTGAATTGCGCCCGACAGGTGGATTTATAGGAAGCTATGCGCTTATTGATGTGGTTCATGGACAAATAAGAAAAGTTGAAATTCCTCCAGGAGGCCCCTATGATTTACGTGCAGGTTTCCATGAACGTCTTAATCCGCCGGAGCCTTTACGTCTTATTACATCCCAATGGGAGTTTCAAGATGCTAATTGGTGGGCTGATTTTCCAACATCTGCTCGCAAGCTCATGTGGTTTTACGAAAAAGCTGGCGGTCCCACAGTGGATGGCATTATTGCAATTAATGCATCATTCTTACCTCGCCTTTTGAGTCTATCAGGTTCGATATCTTTGAATGAATATAATAAAACACTGACCACCGATAATGCAATTATTGAATTGCAAAGAGCGGTTGAGCAAGAATATGATAGGGCGGATAATAAGCCTAAACAAATTATTGCTGATGCTTTTCCTGTCGTATTGCAATCGCTTTCGCAGTTGAATGCGGATGCAACCTTGCAGCTGGTATCAATACTTACCGATGCTATCTCGAAAAAAGAGATACAATTCTTTTTTACAAATGAAGAATACCAATCTCTTGCAAGAGACTTTGAGCTAACGGGAGAAATGAAGCCCTTTTCTCCGGACTACAGCATGCTCGTTTCCACTAATATTGGGGGCGGCAAATCAGATGCTGTGTTGAGTACGGAAGTTCATAGGGATATGCATGTTGATGAAAAAGGCAGCATCACCATTTCGCTTGCACTTACTAGAACGCATAATGGTGTTAAAGGTGAAGCATTTGTCGGAGTACAGCATAATGACTATCTTCGATTATATGTTCCTGCGGGTTCGAAATTAATTTCTGCCTCGGGTTTTCAAGCACCGCCTCCATCAGAGCAAAATCCAACTCTTCAAAATTACACGAATGACGATAGTTTGATGAATAGTGAGAAAGATAAAATTCACATAGTAGATAGTAGTATTGATGTTTGGAATGAACAGGGGAGGGGAGTATTTGGCGGTTGGCTGCTTACCAAGCCTTCTTCATTGTCGCATGCCAGTATTGTCTATCAACTACCTTATCGATTCGAAGAATTATTCCCATCTGGCAAACAAGGAATGTATGCGGTTTTGCTGCAGCGACAGTCTGGATCTACACTTTCTTCATACGATGCCACATTTGAGATACCGGCAGGTTATGATGTAGAATTGAACTATGGTTCTCCATGTACCAAAGAGAGTGGCAGTCAGAAACTTGTCTGTATGATTGATAGTTTTGAAAGGGACGAGTTTATAGGTTTTCTCATGACTCGTAAGAACTACTAG
- the recR gene encoding recombination mediator RecR, whose product MPYPSIMQSLIEAFSKFPGIGEKSAQRFVFYLLRQPPQELIKIAKSIMNLRDSIVVCSSCYNYTDRTPCALCANPSRDHTILCIVAYSHEVNALERTGEYRGVYHVLGGNINILDGVTPDKLKIKELVERIRDSKKKIQEIILAFNPDLEGESTTLYLSKLLKQYPLRITRLARGLPRGADIEYADEVTLGDAVKSRREL is encoded by the coding sequence ATGCCCTACCCAAGCATCATGCAATCTCTTATTGAAGCTTTTTCAAAATTTCCAGGAATTGGAGAAAAATCAGCCCAACGATTTGTCTTCTATTTATTGCGCCAACCACCTCAAGAGCTTATTAAGATTGCAAAATCGATCATGAACCTCCGCGACAGTATTGTGGTCTGCAGCTCATGTTATAATTATACCGACAGAACACCCTGTGCACTCTGTGCAAATCCTTCACGCGACCATACGATACTCTGTATCGTAGCCTATAGCCATGAGGTTAATGCTCTTGAGAGAACGGGTGAATATCGAGGCGTCTACCATGTCCTTGGGGGGAATATTAATATTTTAGATGGCGTAACGCCTGATAAGCTCAAAATTAAAGAGCTTGTAGAGCGCATTCGTGATTCAAAGAAAAAAATCCAGGAAATCATCCTAGCGTTTAATCCTGATCTTGAGGGCGAGAGCACGACTCTGTACTTATCAAAGCTATTAAAACAGTACCCCCTCCGAATCACGCGTCTTGCACGCGGACTTCCTCGAGGAGCAGACATTGAATATGCCGATGAAGTCACGCTTGGCGACGCCGTAAAATCGCGTAGAGAACTATAA
- the cysS gene encoding cysteine--tRNA ligase encodes MSIIVYNSLSRKKEEFNPIQPKKVGMYSCGPTVYNVPHIGNYRAYLCDDTIARILQYNGFDVNHVMNITDVDDKTIKNANAAGLSLTEFTSHYTQQFLEDLADLNISTITYHPKATLHISEMIDLISLLLNNGSAYKGDDGSIYFSIKSFPSYGNLARLDRQELQADASGRMKNDEYSKESVRDFALWKAWSEEDGDVFWDAAFGKGRPGWHIECSAMSMKYLGSHFDIHAGGVDLLFPHHENEIAQSESATGIPFVNYWLHNEWLLVNGSKMAKSAGNFITYRDIIGKGYDPLAYRFLCLQTHYRQQLNFSYDVLDAAQQGYRNLQNDIQNIANSAAEHSGVLSTHQVGSLIEHTQYKFKEAVNDDFNTPKGLAVVFEFLKHIHQHEMNFTSPDFQLCLNAIYDFDMVLGLGLDTIKHIELPENVSALVRERDSARASRNFIRSDELRTTIESQGYSIEDTSDGSRISKI; translated from the coding sequence ATGAGTATTATTGTCTACAATTCACTAAGCCGCAAAAAGGAGGAATTCAATCCAATTCAGCCAAAAAAGGTTGGCATGTATTCATGCGGTCCGACAGTCTATAATGTTCCCCATATAGGAAATTATCGAGCATACCTATGTGATGATACTATTGCGCGCATACTCCAATATAATGGATTTGATGTTAACCATGTCATGAATATTACGGATGTTGATGATAAGACAATTAAAAATGCGAATGCAGCAGGACTCAGTCTTACTGAATTCACGTCACACTACACACAGCAGTTTCTTGAAGACCTTGCTGATCTCAACATATCAACCATTACCTATCATCCAAAAGCAACACTGCATATTTCTGAAATGATCGATCTAATTTCATTATTGCTCAACAATGGCAGTGCGTATAAAGGCGATGACGGAAGTATTTATTTTTCTATCAAATCTTTCCCGTCCTATGGGAATCTAGCTCGACTTGATCGCCAGGAACTTCAAGCTGATGCTTCCGGAAGGATGAAAAATGATGAGTACTCAAAAGAGTCTGTGCGTGATTTTGCGCTATGGAAAGCGTGGAGCGAGGAAGATGGAGATGTTTTTTGGGATGCGGCATTTGGAAAAGGTAGGCCTGGCTGGCATATTGAATGTTCGGCAATGAGTATGAAATACCTTGGCAGTCACTTTGATATTCATGCAGGTGGAGTTGACTTGCTCTTTCCCCACCATGAGAATGAAATTGCACAAAGTGAATCTGCGACAGGCATACCATTTGTGAATTACTGGCTTCATAATGAATGGCTTCTCGTGAATGGTTCTAAGATGGCAAAAAGCGCAGGTAATTTCATCACCTATCGCGATATCATTGGCAAGGGCTACGATCCGCTTGCCTATCGTTTTCTTTGCTTACAGACTCATTATCGGCAACAGTTGAATTTTAGCTATGACGTACTTGATGCAGCTCAACAGGGTTACCGCAACCTACAAAACGATATACAGAATATTGCGAATAGCGCGGCAGAACACAGCGGTGTTCTTTCTACTCATCAAGTTGGATCACTCATTGAGCATACTCAATATAAATTTAAGGAAGCAGTAAATGATGATTTTAATACGCCAAAGGGGCTAGCGGTTGTTTTTGAATTCCTGAAACATATTCATCAGCATGAAATGAATTTTACATCGCCTGACTTTCAACTATGTCTCAATGCTATCTATGACTTTGATATGGTTCTTGGGCTTGGGCTTGATACTATAAAACACATAGAGTTACCTGAAAATGTTTCTGCGCTTGTCCGAGAGCGGGATTCTGCGCGTGCATCACGCAATTTTATCCGATCAGATGAGCTGCGTACAACGATCGAATCGCAAGGGTACTCTATTGAAGATACTTCTGATGGCAGCAGAATTTCTAAAATATGA
- a CDS encoding peptidoglycan DD-metalloendopeptidase family protein, translating to MRTSLTVLGLVIIVSCCTFFVSSGYSHALNTDVTVLDLNQRIQDKKAQVQSIKNQITIYQQSIKQREREAATLENETALLEDQIAKLSLDIQASEEEQLQLNLEIQQASLEISLKESEIAKLKEKIAVFVRQLYIDSERDYLEILIVNNSFSEFFDNVYYLEQTQADLKNSLQRITTLRDELSVQRSQLEQTHSRQQLLGEELQNQKGEIDERREAKQQLIVQSLLSKEKFQQLLNEARLEQQEISNAITDLQESVRLKLEIMGSGVVNFSWPVNPSRGISAYFHDKSYPFRSIFEHSAVDIRAYQGTYVMAAEDGYVGRAKDGGKKGYSYVMILHDKGFATVYGHLSHSMVKDDMYVKKGQVIGLSGGTPGTNGAGPFTTGPHLHFEVRVNGIPDDPLKYLP from the coding sequence ATGCGAACATCGCTTACCGTACTAGGCCTTGTCATTATTGTAAGTTGTTGCACTTTTTTTGTAAGTAGCGGGTATTCCCATGCTCTCAATACTGACGTCACAGTATTGGATTTGAATCAGCGAATACAGGACAAAAAGGCACAGGTACAAAGCATCAAAAATCAGATTACTATTTATCAGCAATCGATTAAACAGCGTGAGCGAGAAGCTGCAACATTGGAAAATGAAACAGCACTTCTTGAAGACCAAATAGCAAAGCTTTCACTTGATATACAGGCGAGCGAAGAAGAACAGCTCCAGCTTAATCTCGAAATACAGCAGGCTTCACTTGAGATATCTCTGAAGGAATCTGAAATCGCCAAACTCAAGGAGAAAATTGCAGTATTTGTACGCCAACTCTACATTGATAGTGAACGTGATTATCTCGAAATTCTTATTGTCAATAATAGTTTCTCAGAATTCTTTGATAATGTTTACTATTTGGAACAAACCCAAGCTGATTTAAAAAATTCTCTACAGAGAATAACGACACTTCGAGACGAACTCAGTGTGCAGCGTTCACAACTTGAACAAACGCATAGCAGACAGCAGCTACTTGGTGAAGAGCTTCAGAATCAAAAAGGAGAGATCGATGAGCGAAGGGAAGCAAAGCAGCAACTTATTGTACAGTCACTTCTTTCAAAAGAAAAATTCCAGCAATTACTCAACGAGGCTCGACTTGAACAACAAGAAATCAGCAATGCCATTACTGATTTACAGGAATCAGTGCGACTAAAACTTGAGATTATGGGAAGTGGTGTTGTTAATTTTTCTTGGCCGGTTAATCCCTCTCGAGGCATTTCTGCATATTTTCATGACAAGTCCTATCCCTTTCGTTCAATTTTTGAACATAGTGCAGTGGATATACGAGCCTACCAAGGTACGTATGTGATGGCTGCAGAGGATGGATATGTAGGGCGAGCCAAAGATGGCGGTAAAAAGGGTTATAGTTATGTCATGATCCTCCATGATAAGGGTTTTGCAACAGTGTATGGTCATCTTAGCCATAGTATGGTGAAAGATGATATGTATGTTAAAAAAGGGCAGGTGATTGGACTCTCAGGTGGAACTCCAGGCACCAATGGAGCTGGACCGTTTACCACAGGACCTCATCTCCATTTTGAAGTTCGTGTAAATGGCATACCGGATGATCCATTAAAATACTTACCCTGA
- the rplU gene encoding 50S ribosomal protein L21, with translation MIAVIKTGGKQYKIKEGDLVKVERLDGDVGTEITFGHVLLLTEDDGSSLSIGTPSIEGKEIKAEIIEQGRGKKIRVVKFKRKVRYRRKKGHRQAFTKVKISKIKA, from the coding sequence ATGATAGCAGTCATTAAAACAGGCGGAAAACAATATAAAATAAAAGAAGGCGACCTCGTGAAAGTGGAGCGTCTTGATGGTGATGTCGGAACAGAAATCACATTCGGTCACGTACTGCTTTTAACTGAAGATGATGGCAGTTCGCTTTCGATTGGCACGCCAAGTATTGAGGGTAAAGAAATTAAAGCAGAAATTATTGAGCAGGGGAGGGGTAAAAAAATTCGAGTGGTAAAGTTTAAACGAAAAGTACGCTACCGCAGAAAGAAGGGGCATCGTCAGGCATTTACGAAAGTTAAAATTTCCAAAATCAAAGCATAA
- the dnaB gene encoding replicative DNA helicase encodes MVRLDITAYMAFDQILRVPPQNMEAEQSLLGALLIDKEALTKIADMITPDDFYKEGHRIIFQAALDLYEHHEPIDALSLTNRLEEKSQIEDIGGRSYLIGLSNIVPTASNITHYANIIQKKATLRRLQSAAIEITELTGQTEDDVQLILDKAEQKVFAVSQKLLRRPFTALKDALQDAFERIDELHKERGKLRGVPTGFTELDSLLAGLQPSDLIILAARPSVGKTSLALDMARNMAVKNQARVAIFSLEMSKEQLVDRLLCAEAGVDLWKMRTGKLSDKPEQDDFVRIGHAIDTLSEAQIFIDDTPSANVMEIRTKARRLKSEHGIDAIIVDYLQLMEGLSKQDGRVQEIAEITRGLKAIARELHVPVLALSQLARAVELSKPAIPKLAHLRESGSIEQDADVVLFIYRKAADRNYRIEDLTEDEKNTAEIIIAKHRNGPQGTIKLFWDEKRVSYKNLEQRREGASIFNTPF; translated from the coding sequence ATGGTGAGACTTGATATAACAGCATATATGGCGTTTGATCAGATTTTGAGAGTACCTCCGCAAAACATGGAAGCAGAGCAATCATTGCTCGGGGCTCTTCTAATTGATAAAGAAGCACTGACAAAAATTGCTGATATGATCACTCCTGATGATTTCTACAAGGAGGGGCATAGGATTATTTTCCAAGCAGCACTTGACCTGTATGAGCATCATGAACCTATTGATGCATTAAGCCTTACCAATAGGCTTGAGGAGAAATCACAAATTGAAGATATTGGGGGCAGATCCTATCTCATTGGTCTGTCAAATATAGTCCCAACAGCAAGTAACATCACCCATTACGCGAATATCATCCAGAAAAAAGCGACACTGCGCCGATTGCAGTCTGCTGCAATAGAAATCACGGAACTTACAGGACAAACAGAGGATGATGTACAACTTATCCTTGATAAAGCGGAGCAGAAAGTATTTGCCGTATCGCAGAAACTACTCCGCAGACCGTTTACTGCCCTGAAAGACGCACTTCAAGACGCATTTGAGCGCATTGATGAGCTTCATAAGGAGCGAGGAAAATTGCGTGGCGTTCCCACTGGTTTTACAGAGCTTGATTCACTCCTTGCGGGCCTGCAGCCATCTGATCTTATTATTCTTGCGGCACGCCCATCTGTGGGTAAAACAAGCCTTGCGCTTGATATGGCACGAAATATGGCTGTCAAAAATCAAGCTCGTGTCGCAATATTTAGTCTTGAAATGTCAAAAGAACAGCTCGTTGATCGCCTCCTCTGTGCAGAAGCCGGCGTTGATTTGTGGAAAATGCGCACTGGCAAGTTATCCGACAAACCGGAGCAGGATGATTTCGTTCGTATCGGCCATGCGATTGATACCCTTTCAGAAGCACAGATTTTCATCGATGATACGCCAAGTGCGAATGTCATGGAAATACGCACCAAAGCACGCCGCCTGAAAAGCGAACATGGTATTGACGCAATTATTGTTGACTATCTCCAATTGATGGAGGGACTATCCAAACAGGATGGTCGTGTACAGGAAATTGCAGAAATTACCAGGGGCCTCAAAGCGATTGCCCGCGAACTCCACGTTCCCGTTCTTGCACTCTCCCAGCTAGCGCGTGCAGTAGAACTGTCAAAACCTGCAATCCCAAAATTGGCACACCTTCGTGAAAGTGGAAGTATAGAACAAGATGCTGATGTTGTGTTGTTTATTTACAGAAAAGCTGCGGACAGAAATTACCGTATTGAGGATTTAACTGAAGATGAAAAAAACACCGCTGAAATTATTATTGCAAAACACAGAAACGGCCCGCAAGGCACCATCAAACTCTTCTGGGATGAAAAAAGAGTGAGTTATAAAAACCTTGAGCAGAGGCGCGAAGGTGCATCCATATTTAATACGCCATTTTAA
- a CDS encoding L,D-transpeptidase family protein, which produces MSATIAHAEIPESDDDSDGIPTAQEVLVYGSNPSLNDTDGDGFLDGQEVRSGYSPLKKGKRLVDVDTDADGLNDYLEIAFGTNTLKKDSDSDGYSDGDEVAQGYDPASSSNVKLEKHIEVNLTKQRLSYYLGSVQLGDMMISSGKWDWPTPTGTFRIINKSPKAWSKLAGLWMPYWMGFAGGRFGIHDLPVWPNGVKEGENHIGKPVSHGCIRVSTVYAKKLYSWTPIGSRLVIKK; this is translated from the coding sequence TTGAGTGCGACTATAGCTCATGCAGAAATACCCGAATCTGATGATGATAGCGACGGTATACCCACAGCGCAGGAGGTGTTGGTATATGGCAGCAACCCATCACTGAATGATACTGATGGTGATGGTTTTTTAGATGGGCAGGAGGTGAGGAGTGGATATTCTCCATTGAAAAAAGGCAAACGATTAGTAGATGTCGATACTGACGCGGATGGCCTGAATGACTATCTTGAGATAGCATTTGGTACGAATACCCTTAAAAAAGACTCTGATAGTGATGGATACAGTGATGGTGACGAAGTAGCACAAGGGTATGATCCGGCAAGTTCAAGCAATGTTAAGCTTGAAAAACATATTGAAGTTAACTTGACAAAACAGCGTTTGTCGTATTATCTAGGATCTGTACAGCTTGGTGATATGATGATATCAAGCGGCAAATGGGATTGGCCAACACCGACAGGTACTTTTCGTATTATCAATAAATCCCCAAAGGCATGGTCAAAACTTGCTGGATTGTGGATGCCCTATTGGATGGGGTTTGCCGGTGGCAGGTTTGGTATTCATGATTTACCGGTCTGGCCAAATGGTGTAAAGGAAGGGGAGAATCACATAGGTAAGCCTGTTTCACACGGCTGTATACGCGTTTCAACAGTATATGCAAAAAAGCTCTATAGCTGGACACCGATCGGTTCTAGGCTTGTTATAAAAAAATAA